In Methanothermus fervidus DSM 2088, a single genomic region encodes these proteins:
- a CDS encoding phosphoribosylformylglycinamidine cyclo-ligase (COGs: COG0150 Phosphoribosylaminoimidazole (AIR) synthetase~InterPro IPR004733: IPR010918: IPR016188: IPR000728: IPR 013254~KEGG: msi:Msm_1039 phosphoribosylaminoimidazole synthetase~PFAM: AIR synthase related protein; Sperm-activating peptide; AIR synthase related protein domain protein~PRIAM: Phosphoribosylformylglycinamidine cyclo-ligase~SPTR: A5UM16 Phosphoribosylformylglycinamidine cyclo-ligase~TIGRFAM: phosphoribosylformylglycinamidine cyclo-ligase~PFAM: AIR synthase related protein, N-terminal domain; AIR synthase related protein, C-terminal domain~TIGRFAM: phosphoribosylaminoimidazole synthetase) yields MVTYSESGVDINLEEKTILALTKNLKDTFNFVKFIGKHGHFASVIEVDKKKIAMTTDGVGSKIIVANMMKKYDTIGIDCVAMVVNDLLCVGAKPVAMVDYLAFEKPDPKIAEEIGKGLAKGAKMSNIGIIGGETASLPDIINGFDLAGTGIGIIENEIIDGSRIEVGDVVIGMKSNGIHSNGLSLARKVFFEEESLNVDDPLPGFPDVKIGNELLKPTRIYVKPILKLLKSDVEIHGLVHITGGGFKNLERLNEDVGYYLDNLPEPQPIFKSIYKLGVPLDEMYKVFNMGVGFIVIVKKKDASKALNILNNYIDTSIIGKVTEDKILRIKTFKDKIISI; encoded by the coding sequence GTGGTAACATATTCAGAATCTGGTGTAGATATAAATCTAGAGGAAAAAACAATTTTAGCATTGACAAAAAACCTTAAAGATACATTTAATTTTGTCAAATTTATAGGAAAACATGGTCATTTTGCTTCTGTAATAGAAGTTGATAAGAAAAAAATAGCAATGACTACGGATGGTGTTGGTAGCAAAATCATTGTTGCAAACATGATGAAAAAATATGATACAATTGGCATAGATTGTGTTGCAATGGTTGTAAATGACCTTCTATGTGTAGGAGCCAAACCTGTAGCCATGGTCGATTATTTAGCATTTGAAAAACCAGACCCAAAAATTGCAGAAGAGATTGGTAAAGGTTTAGCAAAAGGAGCAAAAATGTCAAACATTGGCATAATTGGTGGAGAAACAGCTTCTTTACCAGATATAATAAATGGGTTTGACCTTGCTGGAACAGGTATCGGAATAATCGAAAATGAGATTATTGATGGAAGTAGAATAGAAGTAGGCGATGTTGTAATTGGAATGAAAAGTAATGGTATCCATAGTAATGGTTTAAGTTTGGCAAGAAAAGTATTTTTTGAGGAAGAATCTTTAAATGTTGATGATCCATTGCCTGGTTTTCCTGATGTCAAAATAGGAAATGAATTATTAAAACCCACAAGAATTTACGTAAAACCAATACTCAAATTATTAAAAAGTGATGTTGAGATCCATGGGCTTGTGCATATAACTGGCGGCGGTTTTAAAAATCTAGAGAGGCTTAATGAAGATGTTGGATATTATTTAGACAACTTACCAGAACCACAACCAATTTTTAAATCTATTTATAAATTAGGAGTACCATTGGATGAAATGTATAAGGTATTTAATATGGGAGTAGGTTTTATTGTGATTGTAAAGAAAAAGGATGCTTCTAAGGCTCTCAACATTTTAAACAATTATATAGATACCAGTATTATTGGTAAAGTCACTGAAGATAAAATATTAAGAATAAAAACATTTAAAGACAAAATAATATCAATTTAA
- a CDS encoding protein of unknown function DUF167 (COGs: COG1872 conserved hypothetical protein~InterPro IPR005228: IPR003746~KEGG: mth:MTH637 hypothetical protein~PFAM: protein of unknown function DUF167~SPTR: O26734 UPF0235 protein MTH_637~PFAM: Uncharacterised ACR, YggU family COG1872~TIGRFAM: conserved hypothetical protein TIGR00251), whose product MEAIMKKGSDVLLQIHVIPSSKKFGIEKYDSWRKRLYVTVKSPARKGKANKEIIEEFSKLFNKEVKIVKGIKSRDKTLVVKDVEYKKIMEIIRGKLK is encoded by the coding sequence ATGGAAGCAATAATGAAAAAAGGTAGTGATGTATTGTTACAGATACATGTTATTCCATCTTCAAAAAAATTTGGTATAGAAAAATACGATTCATGGAGAAAAAGATTATATGTAACTGTTAAATCACCTGCAAGAAAAGGAAAAGCAAATAAAGAAATAATTGAAGAATTTTCTAAGCTTTTCAATAAAGAAGTTAAAATAGTTAAAGGCATAAAAAGTCGTGATAAAACTTTAGTTGTAAAAGATGTTGAATACAAAAAAATAATGGAAATTATAAGAGGAAAACTAAAATGA
- a CDS encoding protein of unknown function DUF111 (COGs: COG1641 conserved hypothetical protein~InterPro IPR002822~KEGG: mth:MTH1109 hypothetical protein~PFAM: protein of unknown function DUF111~SPTR: O27181 UPF0272 protein MTH_1109~PFAM: Protein of unknown function DUF111~TIGRFAM: conserved hypothetical protein TIGR00299) encodes MTVVIDPRTAGISGNMVVGALVDIGANKKKVMKIMEETGSIFGDINVEITKTTKSGIKCTYVNVESKDYKKISYFELVDKLENLEISKRILKLAKSIFKEIALCEARIHNKSIKNIKFHNVGVTDIVADVFGAVYSYFSLGLDKEKIFGLPVALGTKTSYLTFELLKKIPTFEKSINNEISTPTGVALFKKMCDNFRKSLPLITIDKIGYGAGKHDLKVPNILKIFKGKMNYEEDNIALLETNIDHLSGEILGNIFETLINTGALDVSIIPCVMKKNRPGHILRVLCRPKDVDKISQKIFEETGTLGIRVFPHVHRYIIKRKKINLEIDVKGKRQANFKVSFLGSKILDARIEYEDAKRISKKTGLPLKDVMRIANEEFYRRYSNG; translated from the coding sequence ATGACAGTAGTTATAGATCCTAGGACGGCAGGAATTAGCGGTAATATGGTAGTTGGGGCTTTAGTGGATATAGGAGCAAATAAGAAAAAAGTAATGAAAATAATGGAAGAAACAGGTTCTATTTTTGGTGATATTAATGTTGAAATAACTAAAACAACAAAGTCTGGAATTAAGTGTACTTATGTAAATGTGGAATCTAAAGATTACAAAAAAATTAGTTATTTTGAGTTAGTTGACAAATTAGAGAATTTAGAAATAAGTAAAAGAATATTAAAACTTGCAAAATCTATTTTTAAAGAAATAGCATTATGTGAGGCACGTATACATAACAAATCTATTAAAAATATAAAATTCCATAATGTTGGTGTTACAGATATTGTTGCAGATGTTTTTGGGGCTGTGTATTCTTATTTTTCTTTAGGTTTAGACAAAGAGAAAATATTTGGCCTCCCAGTGGCTTTAGGTACAAAAACTTCTTACCTTACTTTTGAATTATTAAAGAAGATCCCAACTTTTGAAAAATCTATAAATAATGAAATTTCAACGCCCACAGGTGTTGCATTGTTTAAAAAAATGTGTGATAACTTTAGAAAATCATTGCCATTAATAACTATAGATAAAATAGGTTATGGTGCTGGAAAACATGATCTAAAGGTTCCTAACATTCTAAAAATATTTAAAGGTAAAATGAATTATGAAGAAGATAATATTGCATTATTGGAAACAAACATCGATCATTTAAGTGGTGAGATTTTAGGAAATATTTTTGAAACATTGATAAATACTGGGGCTTTAGATGTTAGCATAATACCTTGTGTAATGAAAAAAAACCGTCCAGGACATATACTTAGAGTTTTATGTCGTCCAAAAGACGTGGATAAAATCTCTCAAAAAATTTTTGAAGAAACAGGAACATTGGGAATTAGAGTATTTCCTCATGTACATAGATATATAATTAAAAGAAAAAAGATTAATCTTGAAATTGATGTAAAAGGTAAAAGACAAGCTAATTTTAAGGTTAGCTTCTTAGGAAGCAAAATATTGGATGCAAGAATAGAATATGAGGATGCAAAACGTATTTCAAAAAAAACTGGCTTACCTTTAAAAGATGTGATGAGAATTGCAAATGAAGAATTTTATAGGAGGTATTCAAATGGTTAA
- a CDS encoding L-sulfolactate dehydrogenase ;malate dehydrogenase (NAD) (COGs: COG2055 Malate/L-lactate dehydrogenase~InterPro IPR003767~KEGG: mth:MTH1205 malate dehydrogenase~PFAM: Malate/L-lactate dehydrogenase~SPTR: P16142 Malate/L-sulfolactate dehydrogenase~PFAM: Malate/L-lactate dehydrogenase) has translation MIISPEEERSLIIKILNALGVSEEHAKITADVIVDADLKGFTSHGIGRFPQYVEGIKLGTIKTSGNIEIEKETDSVALINGNHLLGQVVAYKGMKLAIEKAKNTGVGIVGIHDSNHFGIAGYYSDMAMKNDMIGITMTNTEPAVAPLGGKIPVLGTNPIAISIPSNEYYVAVDMSTAAVARGKLLEAARKNEKIPEGIAVDKNGNPTTDPNEALNGSILPFGGHKGYALCFMIEILAGPLVKAEFGSKVKGTVDPSQMCTKGDLLIAIDPSKFYDIEEFKRNVDEFVKEIKSTGKDVLIPGDRERMNIKKREKEGIELDKKLVEKLKEIADELNIELTW, from the coding sequence TTGATAATAAGTCCAGAAGAAGAAAGATCACTCATAATAAAAATACTAAATGCATTGGGAGTATCTGAGGAACATGCTAAAATAACTGCAGATGTAATTGTTGATGCAGATCTGAAAGGATTTACATCTCATGGTATTGGAAGATTTCCACAGTATGTTGAAGGTATTAAGCTAGGTACTATAAAAACATCAGGAAACATTGAAATAGAAAAAGAAACAGACTCTGTTGCACTGATAAATGGTAATCATCTCTTAGGACAGGTAGTAGCATATAAAGGCATGAAATTAGCAATTGAGAAAGCTAAAAATACTGGTGTCGGCATTGTAGGCATACATGATTCAAATCATTTTGGAATTGCAGGATATTACTCAGACATGGCAATGAAAAATGACATGATTGGAATTACTATGACTAACACAGAGCCAGCTGTAGCTCCATTGGGAGGTAAAATACCAGTATTAGGTACAAATCCTATAGCAATAAGTATTCCATCAAATGAGTATTATGTTGCTGTTGATATGTCAACTGCTGCGGTTGCAAGAGGTAAACTTTTAGAAGCTGCAAGAAAAAATGAAAAAATACCTGAGGGTATTGCAGTAGACAAAAATGGAAATCCAACTACCGATCCAAATGAGGCGTTAAATGGATCAATTTTACCATTTGGAGGACACAAAGGATATGCTTTATGTTTTATGATAGAAATTCTTGCAGGTCCTCTTGTTAAAGCAGAATTTGGATCTAAGGTTAAAGGTACTGTAGATCCTTCACAAATGTGTACAAAAGGAGATTTACTCATAGCTATAGATCCCTCAAAATTTTATGATATAGAAGAATTTAAAAGAAATGTAGATGAATTTGTTAAAGAAATAAAATCTACAGGAAAAGATGTTTTAATACCTGGAGATCGAGAACGAATGAATATCAAAAAACGGGAGAAGGAAGGCATAGAGCTAGATAAAAAGCTTGTTGAAAAGTTGAAAGAAATAGCAGACGAACTCAACATTGAACTAACATGGTGA
- a CDS encoding sulfopyruvate decarboxylase subunit beta (COGs: COG0028 Thiamine pyrophosphate-requiring protein~InterPro IPR000399: IPR011766~KEGG: mth:MTH1207 phosphonopyruvate decarboxylase related protein~PFAM: thiamine pyrophosphate protein domain protein TPP-binding~SPTR: O27275 Sulfopyruvate decarboxylase subunit beta~PFAM: Thiamine pyrophosphate enzyme, C-terminal TPP binding domain~TIGRFAM: sulfopyruvate decarboxylase, beta subunit): MERIEAIKKIMEDIKDEIVVCTLGFPARELYHVKDSSKNFYMLGSMGMASSIGLGIALAKPNKKVVVLDGDGSILMNLNSLVTIACQKPRNFILVVLDNESYSTTGSQPTYAKCVNLSEIAKSVGLKTFFFEDEINFKKVLKCNGPIFVHIKVKPGNSKVPTIPLSPKKILSRFIKEVRKDT; encoded by the coding sequence TTGGAAAGAATAGAGGCTATTAAAAAAATAATGGAAGATATTAAAGATGAGATTGTTGTATGTACTTTAGGATTTCCTGCTAGGGAACTTTATCATGTTAAAGATTCAAGTAAAAATTTTTACATGCTTGGATCAATGGGGATGGCATCTTCAATAGGGTTGGGAATAGCATTAGCAAAACCTAATAAGAAGGTCGTTGTATTGGATGGCGATGGTTCAATATTAATGAATTTAAATAGTTTAGTTACTATTGCATGCCAAAAACCACGTAATTTTATACTTGTAGTCCTTGACAATGAATCTTATTCAACAACTGGTTCACAACCTACTTATGCTAAGTGTGTAAATCTTAGTGAAATAGCAAAAAGTGTTGGATTAAAGACATTCTTTTTTGAAGATGAGATAAATTTCAAAAAAGTACTAAAATGTAATGGACCAATTTTTGTCCATATCAAAGTGAAACCTGGAAATAGTAAAGTGCCTACTATACCTCTTTCACCAAAGAAAATCTTATCAAGATTTATTAAAGAAGTAAGAAAAGATACATGA
- a CDS encoding pyruvate carboxylase subunit B (COGs: COG5016 Pyruvate/oxaloacetate carboxyltransferase~InterPro IPR000089: IPR000891: IPR000634: IPR001882: IPR 005776: IPR011053: IPR003379: IPR013785~KEGG: mth:MTH1107 pyruvate carboxylase subunit B~PFAM: Conserved carboxylase region; pyruvate carboxyltransferase; biotin/lipoyl attachment domain-containing protein~SPTR: O27179 Pyruvate carboxylase subunit B~TIGRFAM: oxaloacetate decarboxylase alpha subunit~PFAM: HMGL-like; Biotin-requiring enzyme; Conserved carboxylase domain~TIGRFAM: oxaloacetate decarboxylase alpha subunit): MGIKIVETALRDAHQSLMATRLRTRDMIPILEKMDKVGYYALEAWGGATFDVCIRYLNEDPWERLKKIRENLKKTKIQMLLRGQNLVGYKHYPDDIVEKFIEKAYENGVDIFRIFDALNDIRNMEHAIKVAKEQGAHVQGTICYTISPYHTIDKYVEFAKKLEDLGCDSIAIKDMAGLISPKDTYKLVKSLKEETDLLVNLHCHCTSGMAPISYYVACEAGVDILDTAISPLSWGASQPPTESIAAALKNTKYDPKLNMELLSEIKKYFEKIRDKYKKFIDPIAERIDTDVLKYQIPGGMLSNLVAQLKEQNMLDKFEEVLKEVPKVRKDMGYPPLVTPTSQIVGTQAVMNIVGGERYKLVSNEVKEYFRGFYGRPPAPVNPKVKKKVIGNEKPIDCRPADLLEPQYEKYKKDGEKMGIIKKEEDVLTFALYPSIAPRFLRGELKEEPLEPPEEEKTPKKELSIPTHYHVEIDGDEYEVKVIPTGYIPHEELEKPMPPKKVEGGVVSTVRGMVTKLKVKEGDKVKKGDVVAVIEAMKMENDIQAPRTGVVEKIFVEEGDNVEPGDTLMTIK, encoded by the coding sequence ATGGGTATCAAAATTGTTGAAACTGCGCTTAGGGACGCACACCAATCGCTTATGGCCACCAGGTTACGTACGCGGGACATGATACCTATTCTTGAAAAAATGGATAAAGTAGGGTATTATGCACTTGAAGCATGGGGTGGAGCAACCTTCGATGTCTGTATAAGATATTTAAATGAAGATCCGTGGGAAAGACTTAAAAAAATTCGGGAAAATTTAAAAAAGACAAAAATTCAAATGTTGTTGCGTGGACAAAACCTTGTTGGTTATAAGCATTATCCTGATGATATTGTGGAAAAATTTATAGAGAAAGCATATGAAAATGGTGTTGATATTTTTAGAATATTTGATGCTCTTAATGATATTCGTAATATGGAACATGCAATAAAAGTTGCTAAAGAACAAGGTGCGCATGTACAAGGTACAATATGTTACACAATAAGCCCATATCACACTATAGATAAATATGTTGAATTTGCAAAAAAGTTAGAAGACCTAGGATGTGACTCCATAGCTATAAAAGACATGGCAGGACTTATATCCCCAAAAGATACATATAAATTAGTTAAATCTTTAAAAGAAGAGACAGACTTACTTGTTAATTTGCATTGTCATTGTACAAGTGGAATGGCTCCAATAAGTTATTATGTTGCATGTGAAGCAGGTGTGGATATATTAGATACTGCAATTTCCCCATTATCTTGGGGTGCTTCTCAACCACCAACTGAAAGTATCGCTGCAGCATTAAAAAATACAAAATATGACCCTAAATTGAATATGGAACTCCTAAGTGAAATAAAAAAGTATTTTGAAAAAATCAGAGACAAATACAAAAAATTTATAGATCCAATCGCTGAGAGAATAGATACAGATGTTTTAAAATATCAAATACCAGGGGGAATGCTTTCAAATCTTGTTGCACAACTTAAAGAACAAAATATGCTTGATAAATTTGAAGAAGTGTTGAAGGAAGTACCTAAAGTTAGGAAAGACATGGGTTACCCTCCATTAGTTACTCCAACTAGCCAAATAGTTGGTACACAAGCAGTTATGAATATAGTTGGTGGCGAAAGATATAAATTAGTATCAAATGAAGTAAAAGAATATTTCAGAGGATTTTATGGAAGACCTCCAGCACCTGTAAATCCTAAAGTTAAGAAAAAAGTTATAGGCAATGAAAAACCAATAGATTGCCGTCCAGCAGATTTATTGGAGCCCCAATATGAAAAATATAAAAAAGATGGAGAAAAGATGGGTATAATTAAAAAAGAGGAAGATGTATTGACATTTGCTTTATATCCTTCAATAGCTCCTAGATTTCTCAGAGGAGAATTAAAAGAAGAACCTTTAGAACCTCCAGAAGAAGAAAAAACACCGAAAAAAGAATTAAGTATACCTACTCATTACCATGTAGAAATAGATGGAGATGAATATGAAGTTAAAGTTATTCCTACAGGTTATATACCACATGAAGAATTGGAAAAACCAATGCCTCCTAAAAAGGTTGAGGGAGGAGTTGTTTCTACTGTACGAGGTATGGTAACTAAATTAAAGGTAAAAGAAGGGGATAAAGTAAAAAAAGGAGATGTAGTTGCTGTTATTGAGGCAATGAAAATGGAAAATGATATACAAGCTCCACGTACAGGAGTTGTAGAAAAAATTTTTGTGGAAGAAGGTGACAATGTTGAACCAGGAGACACTTTAATGACTATAAAATAA
- a CDS encoding exsB protein (COGs: COG0603 PP-loop superfamily ATPase~InterPro IPR004479: IPR018317~KEGG: msi:Msm_0936 transcription regulator-related ATPase, ExsB~PFAM: Queuosine synthesis-like~SPTR: A5ULR3 Archaeosine biosynthesis protein queC~TIGRFAM: exsB protein~PFAM: ExsB~TIGRFAM: exsB protein), with product MVKAPRAISILSGGLDSVVALFDFIKKNPNGEVHAITFDYGQKSAEMEINASKKICKYLGIKHSVLNVKWLGKLGTSALTTDKEIPKLKISDLEDKEKCEKTAKMVWVPARNIVFTAIASAFAEAENAEKIIVGWDREEASTFPDNSKEFLSAFNNLLAIGTMSNINIEAPLIDMDKHEIVKLGKKYGVPFEFTYSCYQGFEKHCGVCESCVRRKRAFKLAKVEDPTEYMK from the coding sequence ATGGTTAAAGCTCCAAGAGCAATTTCAATATTATCAGGAGGGTTAGATTCAGTTGTTGCACTTTTTGATTTTATCAAAAAAAATCCTAATGGAGAGGTACATGCTATAACATTTGACTATGGTCAAAAAAGTGCTGAAATGGAAATAAATGCATCAAAGAAAATATGTAAATATTTAGGAATTAAACATAGTGTTTTAAATGTAAAATGGTTAGGAAAGCTTGGAACTTCAGCATTAACAACTGATAAGGAAATACCAAAATTAAAAATATCTGATTTAGAAGATAAAGAAAAATGTGAAAAAACTGCAAAAATGGTATGGGTCCCTGCACGAAACATAGTATTTACAGCTATTGCATCAGCATTTGCAGAAGCTGAAAATGCTGAGAAAATAATAGTTGGATGGGATAGAGAAGAAGCATCCACATTCCCTGATAACTCTAAAGAATTTTTATCAGCTTTTAACAATCTTTTAGCTATAGGTACTATGAGCAATATAAATATTGAAGCTCCGCTGATTGATATGGATAAACATGAAATTGTTAAACTTGGTAAAAAATATGGTGTTCCATTTGAATTTACATATTCTTGTTATCAAGGCTTTGAAAAACATTGTGGTGTATGTGAATCATGTGTAAGGAGAAAAAGAGCATTTAAGTTGGCAAAAGTTGAAGATCCAACAGAATACATGAAATAA
- a CDS encoding sulfopyruvate decarboxylase subunit alpha (COGs: COG4032 thiamine-pyrophosphate-binding protein~KEGG: mth:MTH1206 phosphonopyruvate decarboxylase related protein~SPTR: O27274 Sulfopyruvate decarboxylase subunit alpha~PFAM: Thiamine pyrophosphate enzyme, N-terminal TPP binding domain~TIGRFAM: sulfopyruvate decarboxylase, alpha subunit) gives MVKILNPSRAVYEGIKNAGIDFVVSVPCVYLSKVLELVENDKDITHIPVNREEEGFGIAAGAYIAGKNTAILMQNSGLGNSVNVLASLYLFYGIPILMVISHRGTKGEKIEAQMPMGNATPKILHSLKIPTFRPETAAEARDKIVEAWNIAYENKTPTAILLEVSFWKE, from the coding sequence ATGGTGAAAATTTTGAATCCTAGTAGAGCTGTCTATGAAGGTATCAAAAATGCTGGTATAGACTTTGTTGTAAGTGTGCCTTGTGTATATTTATCTAAAGTATTGGAATTAGTAGAAAATGATAAAGATATAACACATATACCGGTAAACAGAGAAGAAGAAGGATTTGGCATTGCTGCTGGAGCTTACATTGCTGGAAAAAATACTGCAATACTGATGCAAAATTCTGGGCTGGGAAACTCTGTAAATGTACTTGCATCTCTTTATTTATTTTATGGTATACCTATATTGATGGTTATAAGTCATAGAGGTACAAAAGGTGAAAAAATAGAAGCACAAATGCCTATGGGAAATGCTACACCAAAAATTTTACATTCTCTTAAAATTCCAACTTTTAGACCAGAAACAGCTGCAGAAGCTAGAGATAAAATTGTAGAGGCTTGGAACATCGCATATGAAAATAAGACACCTACAGCTATACTTTTAGAGGTGTCATTTTGGAAAGAATAG
- a CDS encoding Protein of unknown function DUF371 (COGs: COG2090 conserved hypothetical protein~InterPro IPR007171~KEGG: mth:MTH639 hypothetical protein~PFAM: Protein of unknown function DUF371~SPTR: O26735 Conserved protein~PFAM: Domain of unknown function (DUF371)): MKYVFYAQGHPNITSKHRTTFEITKDPEVSKTGDCIVGVKSTKALKDLPENIKKAIANENSKIKVILETENAKDEIIGYGHPNLTLKHPTDIVCRKSNYICDRTLMIKANKAAKDLNPKLIKDLKNGKKLKIKLVVKCRGRDSNPRRD; the protein is encoded by the coding sequence ATGAAATATGTTTTTTATGCACAAGGCCATCCAAATATAACATCAAAGCATAGAACAACATTTGAAATTACAAAAGACCCTGAAGTTAGTAAAACAGGAGATTGTATTGTAGGTGTCAAATCAACAAAAGCATTGAAAGATTTACCTGAAAATATAAAAAAAGCAATAGCAAATGAAAATTCTAAAATAAAAGTTATATTGGAAACCGAAAATGCTAAAGATGAAATAATTGGTTATGGACATCCTAATCTCACATTGAAACATCCTACAGATATTGTGTGTAGGAAAAGTAACTATATTTGCGATCGTACACTTATGATAAAAGCAAATAAAGCTGCCAAGGATCTTAATCCAAAACTCATAAAAGACTTAAAAAATGGGAAGAAACTGAAAATAAAATTAGTTGTTAAATGCAGGGGACGGGATTCGAACCCGCGAAGGGACTAA